One Brassica napus cultivar Da-Ae chromosome A1, Da-Ae, whole genome shotgun sequence genomic region harbors:
- the BNAC01G32640D gene encoding uncharacterized protein BNAC01G32640D, with amino-acid sequence MTDIDIGTAAERNDDGGGRREPLINREKKFKRSVSNVHDELHSFRKYLRWMCVDQSSPWTAVLSWSMFVVFTLVVPAMSHFMLACANCDSHHSRPYDSGVQLSLSSFAALSFLCLSRFVSKFGLRRFLFFDKLWDESSTVRRGYTNQLNRSLKILSYFVAPCFLAMSSYKIWWYASGASQIPFLGNVILSDTVACLMELCSWLYRTTVIFLVCVLFRLICHLQILRLQDFAQVFQMDSDVGSILSEHLRIRRHLRIISHRYRIFILSSLILVTGSQFYSLLITTKSHAGLNVNSAGELALCSMTLVTALLILLRSASKITHKAQAVTCLAAKWHVCATIESFETVDGGTPRLVDRASGHGFYSTDVEIGDTDDSEDYGEEEDDFDNNDLIPAYAYSTISFQKRQALVHYFENNKAGITVFGFTLDRSTLHTIFGIEMSLVLWLLGKTIGIS; translated from the exons ATGACGGACATCGACATCGGAACCGCAGCAGAGAGAAACGACGACGGAGGAGGAAGACGAGAGCCGTTGATTAACCGTGAAAAGAAGTTCAAGCGTTCTGTCTCGAACGTGCACGACGAACTCCATAGTTTCAGGAAATATCTGAGATGGATGTGCGTGGACCAGTCCAGCCCTTGGACAGCGGTTCTCTCTTGGTCGATGTTCGTCGTTTTCACGCTCGTGGTTCCGGCGATGTCTCACTTCATGCTCGCTTGCGCCAACTGCGATAGCCATCACTCGAGGCCTTATGATTCTGGGGTTCAGCTTTCTCTCAGCAGCTTTGCTGccctttcttttctttgtctCTCGAGATTTGTTAGCAAGTTTGGTCTCCGACGGTTCCTCTTCTTCGATAAGCTTTGGGATGAGAGCTCCACTGTTCGGCGAGGCTACACCAATCAGCTCAAC AGATCACTTAAGATTCTCTCCTACTTCGTCGCTCCTTGTTTCTTAGCAATGAGCTCATACAAGATATGGTGGTACGCTTCAGGAGCATCTCAGATTCCTTTCCTAGGTAACGTCATCTTGAGTGATACAGTCGCTTGTCTGATGGAACTCTGCTCGTGGCTCTACCGGACTACAGTGATCTTCCTTGTTTGTGTCCTCTTCCGTCTCATCTGCCATCTCCAGATCCTCAGGCTTCAAGACTTTGCTCAAGTCTTTCAAATGGATTCAGATGTTGGTTCCATCTTGTCTGAACATCTCCGCATCAGACGTCACCTGAGAATCATCAGCCACCGTTACCGAATCTTCATATTGTCGTCCTTGATTCTTGTCACTGGAAGTCAGTTTTACTCGCTGCTTATTACCACCAAGTCCCATGCTGGATTAAATGTCAACAGTGCTGGAGAACTCGCC CTATGTTCAATGACGCTAGTCACTGCGCTGCTCATTCTTCTACGAAGTGCCTCAAAGATCACACACAAGGCTCAGGCGGTGACTTGCCTTGCTGCAAAGTGGCATGTCTGCGCGACAATAGAATCATTTGAGACGGTGGATGGAGGGACTCCAAGGTTAGTTGATAGAGCAAGCGGACACGGATTCTATTCAACAGATGTGGAAATTGGAGACACAGACGATAGTGAAGATtatggagaggaagaagatgattttGATAACAATGATCTCATTCCTGCTTATGCTTATAGCACCATATCATTTCAAAAACGACAAGCTCTAG TGCATTACTTTGAGAACAACAAAGCAGGAATCACGGTGTTTGGGTTTACACTTGATAGAAGTACTCTCCATACAATATTCGGGATCGAAATGTCACTTGTTCTATGGCTTTTGGGTAAGACCATTGGGATCTCTTGa
- the LOC106367936 gene encoding uncharacterized protein At3g43530-like, which translates to MAPKTRFTEQTNKEGAPEKKKKNESVVEKKKAAVEKKKAEAEKKKKDSVIKKKQAAVKRRREAVKKKRDAEKKKIETAEKKRKRDSGVDDESSSNPTKRPQTASSPEHQADPDHYPPLSTELPSQDDREGTPSPSVPIEPQKSPTQTPNEAENPLQAPITSTNRESGSPEAAINNDGQTIGSNNIDSNSHEAAIGSAAIDNDAPRTVESDDMTVEADRPAGFFFNPSNYGKGCKLSSRCHQHDFLNKTIGKLDASEKSWFQEHPQFKHIFHMDCTSTRKVMGLWMLLLRTMHTEKGRQAWFGVNGVPIRYSIREHSLLSGLYCHSYPENYQSIGRLKFARKYFKVKKTKDGKEKGLQVTEADVKEKLQKMKFDGSGDRLRMAVLYFLATVLRGRSKAGYFIEYFLLQAVEDLEFCTEFPWGRYTFDDCMKEIFHVRDHFRDGIPEHAQWVFPGFINPLEILAFECIPVLRERFREPVPNCFDGCPRMCKWKFKRTGTTGFPLDMIYRTLGNTKEIISVLEPKGNEVDLLYEIMDEGTFEDLELIDDSDTLDIAVDSWNKILMEPGKKIFWPDLYEMDVRTREQQEEAGGEAGGEAGGEAGGEAGGEAGGEAGGEAGVQTGGEAGRESLRELELKLNKRMDDGFALRDETIRLLEARVKELEEEKIQRESWSFQEGEMYGDKEAEILGDKEGEMHGDKEGEIHGDKDGDETNKDGDKADKDGDDEPDKEGEDGDKADKDGDDEPDKEGEDGDEADKGDEAEKDGEKQIEAEADKGDEAEKDSEKQIEAEAEKDGEKHIEVEAEKLMQDTEDGDEQSTLQIMADTAERFEKAAAEKAVVDKTDEVVDDDALEKEGEVRVDDALENTASVGDSQDPAEMPKRVPKRSHLLRSPFTPN; encoded by the exons AGGAGAGAagccgttaaaaaaaaaagagatgcagagaaaaagaagattgaaaccgcagagaagaagaggaagcgaGACAGTGGTGTAGACGATGAGTCCTCGTCCAATCCAACCAAGCGGCCTCAGACCGCATCTTCACCAGAACATCAAGCCGATCCTGATCATTATCCGCCACTATCAACGGAGTTACCTTCGCAGGATGATAGAGAGGGTACGCCAAGCCCATCAGTTCCGATTGAGCCACAAAAATCACCTACTCAAACACCCAATGAGGCGGAGAATCCACTGCAAGCTCCAATAACTTCTACCAACAGAGAATCAGGCTCACCCGAGGCTGCCATTAACAATGACGGGCAAACG ATTGGATCTAACAACATAGATTCAAATTCACATGAGGCTGCTATTGGATCTGCTGCCATTGACAACGACGCTCCAAGAACG gtTGAGAGTGATGATATGACCGTAGAAGCTGACAGACCTGCTGGTTTTTTCTTCAATCCGAGCAACTATGGAAAGGGTTGCAAGCTCTCCTCAAGGTGCCATCAACACGATTTTCTGAACAAGACGATTGGTAAGTTGGATGCCTCAGAGAAGAGTTGGTTTCAGGAACATCCTCAGTTCAAGCATATATTCCACATGGATTGTACCTCAACAAGAAAAGTGATGGGATTGTGGATGTTGCTACTTCGTACTATGCATACAGAGAAGGGTCGACAAGCTTGGTTTGGGGTAAACGGTGTTCCAATTAGATACTCTATCAGGGAACATAGCCTCCTCTCTGGTTTATACTGCCACTCATATCCAGAAAACTATCAGAGCATAGGGAGACTGAAGTTTGCGAGAAAGTATTTTAAagtgaagaagacaaaggatgGGAAGGAAAAGGGTCTGCAAGTGACAGAAGCGGATGTTAAGGAGAAACTTCAGAAGATGAAATTTGATGGTAGTGGCGATCGTCTGAGGATGGCGGTTCTTTACTTTCTGGCTACAGTTTTAAGAGGAAGGTCCAAAGCAGGATACTTCATTGAGTATTTCCTTCTCCAAGCAGTAGAAGATTTGGAGTTTTGCACCGAATTTCCATGGGGCCGTTACACCTTTGATGATTGCATGAAGGAGATTTTTCATGTAAGGGATCATTTTCGTGATGGGATCCCAGAGCATGCACAGTGGGTATTTCCTGGGTTTATCAACCCTTTGGAG ATATTAGCATTTGAATGTATCCCTGTCCTTAGGGAAAGATTCAGAGAGCCTGTTCCAAACTGTTTTGATGGTTGTCCAAGAATGTGCAAATGGAAGTTCAAGAGGACCGGAACAACAGGATTTCCACTTGACATGATTTATCGGACGCTAGGAAACACAAAG GAGATTATCAGTGTTTTGGAACCAAAAGGAAATGAAGTAGACCTTTTGTATGAAATAATGGATGAAGGGACTTTTGAAGACTTGGAGCTGATAGATGATTCGGATACGCTAGACATAGCTGTTGACAGTTGGAACAAGATCCTAATGGAACCAGGGAAAAAAATCTTCTGGCCGGATCTATATGAGATGGATGTGAGAACCCGAGAGCAACAAGAGGAGGCAGGAGGCGAGGCAGGGGGCGAGGCAGGAGGCGAGGCAGGAGGAGAGGCAGGAGGCGAGGCAGGAGGCGAGGCAGGGGGTGAGGCAGGAGTTCAAACAGGGGGCGAAGCAGGTCGTGAGAGTTTAAGAGAATTAGAGTTGAAGTTGAACAAAAGAATGGATGATGGATTTGCATTGAGAGACGAAACAATTCGTCTTCTGGAAGCAAGAGTaaaggagttggaagaagaaaaaatccaGAGAGAAAGTTGGTCGTTCCAGGAGGGCGAGATGTATGGTGATAAGGAGGCTGAGATACTTGGTGATAAGGAGGGCGAGATGCATGGTGATAAGGAGGGTGAGATACATGGTGATAAGGATGGTGATGAGACTAACAAGGATGGTGATAAGGCTGATAAGGATGGTGATGATGAGCCTGATAAGGAGGGTGAGGATGGTGATAAGGCTGATAAGGATGGTGATGATGAGCCTGATAAGGAGGGCGAGGATGGTGATGAGGCTGACAAGGGTGATGAGGCTGAGAAGGATGGTGAGAAGCAGATTGAGGCAGAGGCTGACAAGGGTGATGAGGCTGAGAAGGATAGTGAGAAACAGATTGAGGCAGAGGCTGAGAAGGATGGTGAGAAACATATCGAGGTAGAGGCTGAGAAgttgatgcaag ATACTGAAGATGGAGATGAGCAATCTACACTTCAAATTATGGCAGACACTGCAGAGAGATTTGAGAAGGCTGCTGCGGAAAAAGCTGTTGTGGACAAGACAGATGAGGTTGTAGATgatgatgctttggagaaggaAGGTGAGGTTAGAGTTGATGACGCTTTAGAGAACACAGCTTCGGTTGGAGATTCACAGGATCCTGCTGAGATGCCAAAGAGGGTGCCCAAGCGTTCTCATTTGTTGAGGTCTCCTTTTACGCCAAACTGA
- the LOC125577688 gene encoding uncharacterized protein LOC125577688, which yields MDGTGAVVIHFDHGGDKNIYTLVMRGKYEEITYSRLVDRIGKKMNIDVAATKLQLSYYPLVVDNKRPCYILDDEDVLGYLMEVDRKNRRSVLHVEFSENISENQSNEQFSMNEEIQIDARANDGMAGVEELAIVPQNQSDGYNHEELAIVPPRQSDRYEHEDCNEEGDEMNDREELPAVTPSVDTIVNAEWDDGIDMSLYQEFATKEELRNLVDAGVHSNCFEVDIIKTNRTVYVLKCRGVGCRWYLRAARLKNSAFFSVRTYRKMHTCTRGEGSVTKRGKRGTPSLVAGVVHEDYPGQYKTPDPKSLIKLVKNKLGVTVSYSTALRGKHKAVSDLRGNPQESFARLPSYLYMLERMNPGTITRLVVDEKKQFKYMFFALKACIEGFQAMRKVIIMDGTHLKGVYGGVLLIATAQDPDHHHYPLAFAVVDGEKNASWEWFLTILKTLIPDDPQLVFCTDRNQCIIKKVHEVYPMAIHGYCIFHLSNNVAGACSKVNKKGVARKFRKIAGMYTEVEFRKSYNDFRRTLPQAAEYLDESVHETKWARCQFPGERYNIDTTNTVESINGVLKEPRKYALLPMLDVNKYRDLSLRVPERQILIPYVHGILHHSYPKAKKLTVMELNRFERQYTVIGKDGQGYYVDLGNGTCQCKCFDIDRYPCVHAQAAIIARGEMSEDYCSKYYYMEQWTLAYYKTIYPVPHHSLWESYEIPDEILSQVVYPPHVERKKGRLQETRFPSAGEYRRKKKKKYPPLVCENDGIDSDESGSDGIDE from the coding sequence ATGGATGGTACTGGAGCTGTGGTGATACATTTTGATCATGGTGgagacaaaaatatttatacattagTAATGAGAGGAAAATATGAGGAGATAACCTATTCTCGCTTGGTTGATAGAATAggcaagaaaatgaatatcgaTGTAGCTGCGACGAAGCTTCAACTGAGCTACTATCCCCTGGTCGTGGATAATAAGAGGCCTTGTtatattttggatgatgaagatgttttaGGATATTTAATGGAGGTGGATAGGAAAAACCGGCGTAGTGTTTTGCATGTGGAGTTTTCCGAAAATATCTCAGAAAATCAGAGTAACGAGCAGTTTTCTATGAACGAGGAAATTCAGATTGATGCCAGAGCTAATGATGGTATGGCTGGAGTTGAGGAGTTGGCAATTGTTCCTCAAAACCAATCAGATGGGTATAATCATGAGGAGTTAGCAATTGTTCCTCCAAGACAATCAGATAGGTATGAGCATGAGGATTGCAATGAAGAGGGTGATGAAATGAATGATAGGGAGGAGTTGCCGGCTGTTACACCATCTGTAGACACAATTGTCAATGCTGAGTGGGATGATGGTATTGATATGAGTTTGTATCAAGAATTTGCGACTAAGGAAGAGCTGAGGAATTTAGTGGACGCAGGAGTGCATTCGAATTGTTTTGAGGTTGATATAATCAAGACGAATCGTACTGTTTATGTATTGAAATGTCGTGGGGTTGGATGCAGATGGTATTTACGAGCTGCAAGGCTGAAAAACTCAGCCTTTTTCAGTGTCAGAACGTATAGAAAGATGCATACGTGTACTCGGGGAGAGGGAAGTGTAACCAAGAGGGGGAAAAGAGGAACACCAAGCTTGGTCGCAGGAGTGGTGCATGAAGATTATCCAGGCCAATACAAGACTCCAGATCCAAAGTCTCTCATAAAGTTGGTGAAGAACAAACTAGGTGTCACGGTTTCATATTCTACAGCTTTGAGAGGGAAACACAAAGCTGTCAGTGATTTGCGTGGTAACCCTCAGGAGAGTTTTGCTAGACTTCCATCTTACTTGTACATGTTAGAAAGAATGAATCCTGGTACCATCACAAGATTAGTAGTGGATGAGAAGAAGCAGTTTAAGTATATGTTCTTTGCGCTTAAAGCTTGCATCGAAGGGTTTCAAGCAATGAGGAAAGTGATAATaatggatggaactcacctgaAGGGTGTGTATGGAGGAGTGCTTCTCATTGCCACTGCTCAGGATccagatcatcatcattatccccTCGCTTTTGCGGTAGTAGATGGTGAGAAAAATGCGAGCTGGGAGTGGTTTTTGACTATACTGAAAACTTTGATACCAGATGATCCTCAGCTTGTTTTTTGTACTGATAGAAACCAATGCATCATCAAGAAGGTGCACGAGGTGTACCCAATGGCGATCCATGGATATTGCATTTTTCACTTGTCTAATAATGTTGCCGGAGCATGCAGCAAAGTTAACAAGAAAGGGGTTGCCAGAAAGTTTAGAAAAATTGCTGGTATGTACACAGAGGTCGAGTTCAGAAAAAGCTACAATGATTTCAGGAGAACGTTGCCTCAAGCCGCTGAGTATCTAGATGAGAGTGTTCATGAGACCAAATGGGCAAGATGTCAATTTCCGGGAGAAAGGTACAACATAGATACAACCAACACTGTTGAATCAATCAATGGTGTTTTAAAGGAACCAAGGAAATATGCATTGTTGCCAATGCTTGATGTGAACAAATATCGTGATTTATCTTTACGCGTTCCAGAGAGACAGATACTAATTCCCTACGTGCATGGGATATTGCATCACAGTTATCCGAAGGCAAAAAAGCTCACGGTGATGGAGCTAAACAGATTTGAACGTCAGTACACTGTGATTGGCAAAGATGGTCAAGGTTATTATGTTGATTTAGGCAACGGAACATGCCAGTGCAAGTGTTTTGATATTGATCGGTATCCTTGTGTGCATGCACAGGCTGCGATCATCGCGCGTGGAGAAATGTCTGAAGactattgttctaagtattATTATATGGAGCAGTGGACTTTGGCATATTACAAGACAATATATCCAGTGCCTCATCATTCATTATGGGAAAGTTATGAAATTCCAGATGAAATCCTATCTCAGGTTGTCTACCCTCCGCATgtggaaagaaagaaaggaagACTACAAGAAACTAGATTTCCATCAGCTGGGGAATATCggaggaagaaaaagaagaagtatcCACCATTGGTGTGTGAGAATGATGGAATTGACAGCGATGAAAGTGGAAGCGATGGAATTGATGAATGA